The Geothermobacter ehrlichii genome has a segment encoding these proteins:
- the hypA gene encoding hydrogenase maturation nickel metallochaperone HypA, with amino-acid sequence MHETAIVGSLFEIIRAKVAEHKIQKVVRVKLKVGELTAVEPMTLTACFEVFAEGTVVEGAELLIEQVPLTGQCGDCSREFRIREFRFRCPECESTSVEIVGGKELYIEDMEVQKEQGGNPR; translated from the coding sequence ATGCACGAGACGGCGATAGTCGGCAGCCTCTTCGAAATCATCCGCGCCAAGGTGGCGGAGCACAAGATCCAGAAGGTTGTCCGGGTGAAGTTGAAGGTCGGTGAATTGACGGCGGTGGAACCGATGACCCTGACGGCTTGCTTTGAGGTCTTCGCCGAAGGGACCGTAGTCGAAGGAGCCGAGCTCCTCATAGAGCAGGTTCCGCTGACGGGCCAGTGCGGCGACTGCTCCAGGGAGTTCCGTATCCGAGAGTTTCGCTTTCGGTGCCCGGAGTGCGAAAGCACATCTGTAGAGATTGTTGGCGGCAAGGAGCTCTACATCGAAGATATGGAAGTCCAAAAGGAGCAAGGAGGTAATCCGAGATGA
- a CDS encoding hydrogenase large subunit: MSTYTIPVGPLHVALEEPMYFKVEVKGETVVGLDITAGHVHRGMEFLAMKRNFYQNITLTERLCSLCSNNHPCTYCMALESIAGIRIPERAEYLRVIADEIKRISSNLFNCSIMAHIIGFDSLFMHVMETREIMQDVKESIYGNRMDLGANCIGGVKYDLTAEQSQYLKAQMERMKKPLEEIYRLYTENPFVRMRTEGVGILPKEEAVRYGLVGPVARGSGIAYDVRKKSPYAAYDRLDFQVQTEQSGDVLARAMVRLREAQEAVGIILQCLEDMPQGPTWIGIMPEIPAGEAVAKSEAPRGELIYYLRTDGSDTPERLKWRVPTYMNWDALGVMMIGNKVSDIPLIINSIDPCISCTER, translated from the coding sequence ATGAGCACCTACACCATACCCGTAGGGCCGCTTCATGTGGCTCTGGAAGAGCCCATGTATTTCAAGGTGGAGGTCAAGGGCGAGACCGTCGTCGGGCTCGACATCACCGCCGGCCATGTTCACCGGGGGATGGAATTTCTGGCGATGAAGCGCAACTTCTATCAGAACATCACCCTGACCGAACGGCTCTGCTCCCTCTGCTCCAACAATCACCCGTGCACCTATTGCATGGCGCTGGAGAGCATCGCCGGAATCCGCATTCCCGAACGGGCCGAATACCTGAGGGTCATCGCCGACGAGATCAAGCGCATCTCCTCGAACCTCTTCAACTGCAGCATCATGGCCCACATCATCGGCTTTGACTCCCTCTTCATGCACGTGATGGAAACCCGCGAGATCATGCAGGACGTCAAGGAAAGCATCTACGGCAACCGCATGGACCTGGGGGCCAACTGCATCGGCGGGGTCAAATACGATCTGACGGCCGAACAGAGCCAATATCTCAAGGCCCAGATGGAGAGGATGAAGAAACCTCTGGAAGAGATCTATCGCCTCTATACCGAGAACCCCTTCGTGCGCATGCGTACCGAAGGGGTTGGCATCCTGCCGAAGGAAGAGGCGGTTAGATACGGCCTCGTGGGCCCGGTGGCCCGCGGCTCGGGCATCGCCTACGATGTGCGCAAGAAGAGCCCTTATGCGGCCTATGACAGGCTGGACTTTCAGGTCCAGACCGAGCAGTCCGGCGACGTTCTGGCCAGGGCCATGGTCCGCCTCAGGGAGGCGCAGGAGGCGGTAGGTATCATCCTGCAATGTCTCGAAGATATGCCCCAAGGGCCCACCTGGATCGGGATCATGCCGGAAATCCCCGCCGGCGAAGCGGTGGCCAAGAGTGAAGCCCCGCGCGGGGAGCTGATCTACTATCTGCGCACCGACGGTTCGGACACCCCCGAACGGCTCAAGTGGCGGGTACCCACCTATATGAACTGGGATGCCCTGGGGGTGATGATGATCGGCAACAAGGTCTCCGACATCCCGCTGATCATCAACAGCATCGACCCCTGTATCTCCTGCACGGAGAGGTAG